The Deltaproteobacteria bacterium genome segment GGCCAGGACGCCAAAGAACAGATAAACCTGCCAGAGGGCCCTGACCTGAGACAGGCCGAGGAGACCCAGGGCGGCAATGAAATTGAAGATGATGATATTTCTTCTGGCCCCGAATCTGGCCACGCTCAGACCGGCAACCGGTCCAAGCAGGCCGCCGACAATGAAAAACAGGGTATAGGGTCCGGACAGGGCAGAACGGCTCCAAAGGAAGGTTTGGCTCATGGCCGGTAAAAACACGCCGTAGGCATAGGTGATATTCCCGCACAAGCCGGCATAAGCCGCCATGAGACCGATCAGGATCGTCCATCCGGAGAAAAGCTGCATAGATTAGGCGCTTATTGCTGATACATCGACAAAATTTTGTCGATCA includes the following:
- a CDS encoding MFS transporter — translated: MQLFSGWTILIGLMAAYAGLCGNITYAYGVFLPAMSQTFLWSRSALSGPYTLFFIVGGLLGPVAGLSVARFGARRNIIIFNFIAALGLLGLSQVRALWQVYLFFGVLAGLGIGFGEFIPITSVINNWFIRKRSLAMGLLFASGGVGGFVLPPLISRIISVLGWRWAWVWLAG